The following are from one region of the Thermoproteus uzoniensis 768-20 genome:
- a CDS encoding 4Fe-4S binding protein has product MRILSNDGKVVVVEDPSKEDLEAVARDNPGAQIVVVLREAEAPPELPKGLHPLEVHVARASSAVEIAAAQLRARRAQFHLEASKAVTRRDLLRGEIFVKRAVPQLSPELCMARFGCSECVDVCPTGALKLADRSVSVDPSKCTECGLCISSCPTGALSAPGADDVEIAAALAKARLHGTSRVVFTCYKSAEASAEGRYVYRLPCIGALGPEWVLEAAAAAGEVEAYCPDLKCPAAGAKAGLEVVEEVAEAFGFEKIESKEDRAVVRTSPKAVSYSGSRRRDYLEVLSKFRDAYTGRKTQALKMYRVDVDPSKCSLCGVCFAKCPQRAFDVSRTGDAIKLTLNPLKCVGCGYCEEVCPEKAIAVGRHDSLPPEVEEKAVDYVVRCKSCGRPFDTLRHIETVKRRMGIKGDPEWLYMCPDCRRYYTAKRMLESALGKGASPKG; this is encoded by the coding sequence ATGAGGATTCTCAGTAACGACGGGAAGGTAGTAGTCGTCGAGGATCCCTCCAAGGAGGATCTCGAGGCGGTCGCGAGGGACAACCCGGGCGCCCAGATAGTGGTGGTGTTGAGGGAGGCCGAGGCGCCGCCGGAGCTCCCCAAGGGCCTCCACCCCCTCGAGGTCCACGTAGCTAGGGCCTCCTCTGCCGTGGAGATCGCGGCGGCCCAGCTCAGGGCGAGGAGAGCACAGTTCCACCTAGAGGCGAGCAAGGCGGTCACCAGGAGGGATTTGTTGAGGGGCGAGATCTTCGTCAAGAGGGCCGTCCCCCAGCTGTCGCCGGAGCTCTGCATGGCGAGGTTCGGCTGCTCCGAGTGCGTCGACGTCTGCCCGACGGGCGCCCTCAAGCTCGCCGACAGGTCGGTCTCGGTAGACCCCTCGAAGTGCACCGAGTGCGGCCTCTGCATATCCTCGTGCCCGACGGGCGCCCTCTCGGCTCCCGGCGCCGACGACGTGGAGATCGCGGCGGCGTTGGCCAAGGCGAGGCTCCACGGCACGTCCCGCGTCGTCTTCACTTGCTACAAGTCGGCGGAGGCCAGCGCCGAGGGCAGATACGTCTACAGACTGCCGTGTATAGGAGCTCTGGGCCCCGAGTGGGTCCTAGAGGCGGCGGCCGCGGCGGGGGAGGTGGAGGCGTACTGCCCCGACCTCAAATGCCCGGCGGCTGGGGCCAAGGCGGGGCTCGAGGTAGTGGAGGAGGTCGCCGAGGCCTTCGGCTTCGAGAAAATCGAGTCGAAGGAGGATAGAGCAGTCGTGAGGACGTCGCCCAAGGCCGTCTCCTACTCGGGCTCGCGGCGGAGGGACTATCTGGAGGTCCTCTCGAAGTTCAGAGACGCCTACACCGGCAGGAAGACGCAGGCGCTCAAGATGTATAGGGTCGACGTGGATCCGAGCAAGTGCTCGCTCTGCGGCGTCTGCTTCGCCAAATGCCCCCAGAGGGCCTTCGACGTCTCCAGGACAGGCGACGCGATAAAGCTGACTCTAAACCCGTTGAAGTGCGTCGGTTGCGGCTACTGCGAGGAGGTCTGCCCCGAGAAGGCCATAGCGGTAGGGAGACACGACTCCCTCCCGCCCGAGGTTGAGGAGAAGGCGGTGGACTACGTAGTTAGGTGCAAGTCTTGCGGAAGGCCCTTCGACACGTTGAGGCATATAGAGACGGTCAAGCGGAGGATGGGCATCAAGGGCGACCCCGAGTGGCTCTATATGTGCCCCGACTGCCGCCGCTACTACACCGCGAAGCGCATGCTCGAGTCGGCGCTGGGCAAGGGGGCGAGCCCCAAGGGATAG
- a CDS encoding TorD/DmsD family molecular chaperone, whose translation MLLQLSKQISFFRAVLYDFLSSVFIYPYRLSDFQELVASKLEAVEAARKALARIYDFKHLDALVDLAKKVDDYDDLTPIEVDLTRIDYAVPPFEGYLHTGYLDLSVEEAVKKFYAEYGAGFEKGFRDLRADHIAVELAFMSYLAFKEQEADDPFKYLEGESRFLTNHLLTWVPVFVRRALKQASTEYVRKALLFTREFLNQDRDIIEIIMSEDEDSQ comes from the coding sequence ATGCTCCTGCAACTATCTAAACAAATATCTTTTTTCCGCGCCGTCCTCTACGACTTCCTCTCGTCGGTTTTCATCTACCCCTACAGGCTGTCTGACTTCCAGGAGCTCGTGGCGTCGAAGCTCGAGGCGGTGGAGGCGGCGAGGAAGGCCCTGGCGCGGATATACGACTTCAAGCACCTAGACGCCTTGGTGGATCTGGCCAAGAAGGTGGACGACTACGACGACCTCACGCCCATAGAGGTCGACCTCACTAGGATAGACTACGCCGTGCCGCCCTTCGAGGGCTATCTCCACACCGGCTACCTGGACCTATCGGTGGAGGAGGCGGTGAAGAAGTTCTACGCAGAGTACGGCGCGGGCTTCGAGAAGGGGTTCAGAGACTTGAGGGCCGACCACATAGCGGTGGAGCTGGCGTTCATGTCCTATCTGGCCTTCAAGGAGCAGGAGGCCGACGACCCCTTCAAATATCTGGAGGGGGAGAGCCGGTTCTTGACCAACCACCTACTGACGTGGGTCCCCGTCTTCGTGAGGAGGGCCTTGAAGCAGGCCTCGACCGAGTACGTGAGGAAGGCGCTTCTGTTCACAAGGGAATTCCTCAACCAAGATAGAGATATAATCGAGATCATTATGAGCGAAGATGAGGATTCTCAGTAA
- a CDS encoding 4Fe-4S dicluster domain-containing protein has product MVQLAILTDLSKCFGCAACMLACKEWHSSGCYGPMTDLNPWGPEPGKAPWSVFFLRVLHVEVGEFPNTKTFSVPISCFHCRNPACTTVCPTGAIFKRKEDGVVVINYDVCIGCRYCENACPYGNITFDPVEGVSKKCTLAIDRIYDESLPEYERIPPCVRNCPAGARIFGDMDDPNSIIYREAKRRGAVPLGPEYGTDPPSLYIMPGTPVNVAGRDYQWPSMTKEEEFAVRTGAADVPKILSKLKGVKPTGGHCGGGVGGPTGEGT; this is encoded by the coding sequence ATGGTCCAGCTGGCCATCCTCACGGACCTGAGCAAATGCTTCGGATGCGCCGCCTGCATGCTGGCCTGCAAGGAGTGGCACTCCAGCGGCTGCTACGGGCCGATGACGGATCTGAACCCGTGGGGCCCGGAGCCCGGCAAGGCGCCTTGGTCGGTGTTCTTCCTGCGCGTGTTGCACGTGGAGGTCGGCGAGTTCCCCAACACCAAGACCTTCAGCGTCCCGATAAGCTGCTTCCACTGCAGGAACCCGGCGTGCACCACCGTGTGCCCCACCGGCGCCATATTCAAGAGGAAGGAGGACGGCGTTGTGGTCATAAACTACGACGTGTGTATCGGCTGCAGGTACTGCGAGAACGCGTGCCCCTACGGCAACATAACCTTCGACCCCGTGGAGGGCGTGTCGAAGAAGTGCACTCTGGCCATAGACCGCATATACGACGAGTCTCTGCCGGAGTACGAGAGGATACCGCCGTGCGTCAGGAACTGCCCCGCCGGCGCGAGGATATTCGGCGACATGGACGACCCCAACAGCATAATATACAGAGAAGCCAAGAGGAGGGGCGCGGTCCCGCTCGGGCCGGAGTACGGCACCGACCCGCCGAGCCTCTACATAATGCCGGGCACCCCCGTCAACGTGGCGGGCCGCGATTACCAGTGGCCTTCAATGACCAAGGAAGAGGAGTTCGCCGTGAGGACCGGCGCCGCGGACGTGCCGAAGATACTGTCGAAGCTCAAGGGCGTCAAGCCGACCGGAGGCCACTGCGGAGGAGGGGTAGGAGGGCCGACCGGAGAGGGGACCTAA
- a CDS encoding molybdopterin dinucleotide binding domain-containing protein, whose amino-acid sequence MVVVSPKLTRRDFLKLAAVTGTAVAVAATVSKEQFIFGKVFKEGAKLEATTGDVVAFTTCYGCLGRCNVQVTISPNKLPRFITGSIYTRNEGGTCPIGASTMLHYLSPARLRSPLLRVPNSERCEGNFIEITYNDMLDILVNGDDAAILKERGWKYGFLGMKKINQCCPEKFVYYTGRDQYNPAENTWFAAMFGSPNQAGHGGFCATNVASGGSYILGGTWWEYGGWDSRYIKLLILAGVTQDHFPTIIRREITKVKDRGGEIIYMSPERIGNFGQVSDEWIPVMPGTDGLVVWSVIQLLISAWKNGVKAIDEEYLKWYTNAPWLVITNPDGSVDPPQAPNTGLFLRVKNKNGDWVPAVMGSDGNIYPFTDVPWQNGVSPVLEYRGTVTVPKGPDTAETVTVNVRTVFTLIEEEAMKPDYAPENIEAKWGTPPAYKIRELAQKIIDLLNNGRVVVPAKWTDYLGRQHDYFIGTPFSVYIMRGISAHSNGFQTTRAFALLLALVGAVDAPGGWMYKPPAPWPIPDGDYWPPYITPPDPRMRVTADDYAANPSLFTGPNGEKLIGAIGGTMITERILNDGTVQVTHVYKVPYPKAIQVTTKVINYTPDNVVVDDNGHPLLIDRAFSWEFPLALHRVWTAVNIDAGLEWPYRVEFLLWHITNPYWDNAYDIDKDLGLLRMRDSDGRYRIPFVAIVDTFYGGSVPCVDLVIPDTTFFERYGEHSLLDRPTSATYGPADNIEWPILPPLFKEVIPWSDGEIILGEKLGLPGFLDQNGNPMYPNKMYDWLWKFQIAPGVGVLYMARGKGGTSCCKGEPNPDQIKMYVYPGFIPAGNYSSQKTYPPPQKIPVTNGKYPPGVNPGTQTVGHAFGYYELPLEIRYFRHVNKGYLEWAVSVGMMPYAKPVIIQLYSEIIQKYKLAAYKLWKGYNAYYYYMYEKTKDPKYLDLARKNASPPDDWWGTNVAKIIKLTYNPIPAWYPPLEWQTPDGSPLDQYPIATINRKTTPWYYHTWENHHPWLRQIIPYSVVWMNPKTAAQYGIKDGDWVEFTSRGGEVARGQVKLTEAIAPGVVGYWKSRNARAGAFGIPPNSLEVTKGFMFNDIYIYTRAESLGGVPNSQYTVDGLIAAVQQGKYPTLNLDPFSGKTAWGDLRVKIVRVANDKPESAWGNADSILKTPPKLIVGEEAWSIGVFNYNAYKQPSEMGIGWYQVNSAWYQFQQAVEGSMGYSFESALQPKKKGKTVGE is encoded by the coding sequence ATGGTGGTCGTAAGCCCCAAGCTCACTAGGAGGGACTTCCTCAAGCTCGCCGCAGTAACCGGCACTGCCGTCGCCGTAGCCGCGACCGTCAGCAAGGAGCAGTTCATATTCGGCAAGGTCTTCAAGGAGGGGGCAAAGCTGGAGGCGACGACCGGCGACGTGGTGGCCTTCACTACCTGCTACGGCTGCCTCGGCAGGTGCAACGTGCAGGTGACCATAAGCCCCAACAAGTTGCCGAGGTTCATAACCGGCTCCATCTACACCAGAAACGAGGGCGGGACGTGCCCCATAGGCGCGTCCACCATGCTCCACTACCTCAGCCCCGCCCGTCTGAGATCGCCGCTGTTGAGGGTGCCCAACAGCGAGAGGTGCGAGGGCAACTTCATAGAGATCACGTACAACGACATGCTGGACATATTGGTCAACGGCGACGACGCGGCGATATTGAAGGAGAGGGGCTGGAAGTACGGCTTCCTCGGCATGAAGAAGATAAACCAATGTTGCCCCGAGAAGTTCGTCTACTATACCGGCAGAGACCAGTACAACCCGGCCGAGAACACCTGGTTCGCCGCCATGTTCGGTTCGCCTAACCAGGCAGGCCACGGAGGGTTCTGCGCCACTAACGTTGCGTCGGGAGGCTCGTACATACTGGGCGGCACCTGGTGGGAGTACGGCGGGTGGGACAGCAGATATATAAAGCTCTTGATCCTCGCCGGAGTCACCCAAGACCACTTCCCGACCATAATAAGGAGGGAGATCACCAAGGTGAAGGACAGAGGAGGCGAGATCATATACATGTCGCCGGAGAGGATCGGCAACTTCGGACAGGTCTCCGACGAGTGGATACCCGTCATGCCGGGCACCGACGGGCTGGTGGTCTGGTCCGTCATACAGCTCCTCATCAGCGCGTGGAAGAACGGGGTTAAGGCCATAGACGAGGAGTACCTCAAGTGGTACACCAATGCCCCGTGGCTCGTGATAACGAACCCCGACGGCTCCGTGGATCCGCCGCAGGCCCCCAACACCGGGCTGTTCTTGAGAGTCAAGAACAAGAACGGCGACTGGGTCCCCGCCGTGATGGGCTCCGACGGCAACATATACCCGTTCACCGACGTGCCTTGGCAGAACGGCGTGTCGCCCGTGCTGGAGTACCGCGGCACCGTCACCGTGCCGAAGGGGCCCGACACGGCGGAGACGGTGACGGTAAACGTCAGGACTGTGTTTACGTTGATAGAGGAGGAGGCCATGAAGCCCGACTACGCGCCGGAGAACATAGAGGCCAAGTGGGGCACCCCGCCTGCCTACAAGATAAGGGAGCTCGCCCAGAAGATCATCGACCTACTTAACAACGGGAGGGTCGTGGTGCCGGCTAAGTGGACCGACTATTTGGGCAGACAGCACGACTACTTCATCGGCACGCCGTTCTCCGTCTACATAATGAGAGGCATATCGGCCCACTCCAACGGCTTCCAGACAACCCGCGCCTTCGCCCTGCTCCTGGCGCTGGTCGGAGCCGTGGACGCGCCCGGCGGCTGGATGTACAAGCCGCCCGCGCCGTGGCCCATACCCGACGGCGACTACTGGCCTCCCTACATAACGCCGCCCGATCCCAGGATGAGGGTGACGGCCGACGACTACGCGGCCAACCCGTCGCTGTTCACAGGGCCCAACGGCGAGAAGCTGATAGGCGCCATAGGGGGCACTATGATAACCGAGAGGATACTCAACGACGGGACTGTCCAGGTCACGCACGTCTACAAGGTGCCGTACCCCAAGGCGATACAGGTGACGACTAAGGTCATCAACTACACGCCCGACAACGTCGTCGTCGACGACAACGGGCACCCGTTGCTGATAGACAGGGCGTTCAGCTGGGAGTTCCCGTTGGCCCTACACAGAGTGTGGACCGCGGTCAACATAGACGCAGGCCTCGAGTGGCCGTACAGGGTCGAGTTCTTGCTCTGGCACATAACCAACCCCTACTGGGACAACGCATACGACATAGACAAGGACCTCGGCCTATTGAGGATGAGGGACTCCGACGGGAGGTACAGGATACCGTTCGTGGCGATAGTCGACACGTTCTACGGCGGGTCTGTCCCCTGCGTCGACTTGGTGATACCCGACACCACGTTCTTCGAGCGCTACGGCGAGCACAGCCTGCTGGACAGGCCGACGAGCGCCACCTACGGCCCCGCCGACAATATAGAGTGGCCCATCTTGCCTCCGCTGTTCAAGGAAGTCATACCGTGGAGCGACGGCGAGATAATACTGGGCGAGAAGCTGGGCCTGCCGGGCTTCCTGGACCAGAACGGCAACCCCATGTACCCCAACAAGATGTACGACTGGCTGTGGAAGTTCCAGATAGCGCCGGGCGTCGGCGTGCTCTACATGGCGAGAGGCAAAGGAGGGACTTCCTGTTGCAAGGGCGAGCCAAACCCCGACCAGATAAAGATGTACGTCTACCCTGGCTTCATACCCGCCGGGAACTACTCAAGCCAGAAGACGTACCCGCCGCCTCAGAAGATCCCGGTGACCAACGGCAAGTACCCGCCCGGCGTCAACCCGGGCACGCAGACCGTCGGACACGCCTTCGGCTACTACGAGCTACCGCTGGAGATAAGGTACTTCCGCCACGTCAACAAGGGCTATCTGGAGTGGGCCGTCAGCGTCGGCATGATGCCGTACGCCAAGCCGGTGATCATACAGCTGTACTCCGAGATAATCCAGAAGTACAAGCTGGCGGCCTACAAGCTCTGGAAGGGCTACAACGCCTACTACTACTACATGTACGAAAAGACGAAGGACCCCAAGTACCTCGACCTAGCCCGGAAGAACGCGTCGCCGCCCGACGACTGGTGGGGCACCAACGTGGCGAAGATAATCAAGTTGACCTACAACCCCATACCCGCCTGGTACCCGCCGCTCGAGTGGCAGACCCCGGACGGATCGCCGCTGGATCAGTACCCCATAGCCACCATAAACAGGAAGACGACGCCGTGGTACTACCACACTTGGGAGAACCACCACCCGTGGCTGAGGCAGATAATACCGTATTCGGTGGTCTGGATGAACCCCAAGACCGCCGCCCAGTACGGCATAAAGGACGGCGACTGGGTGGAGTTCACCAGCAGAGGAGGGGAGGTGGCGAGGGGACAGGTGAAGCTGACGGAGGCCATAGCGCCCGGCGTGGTGGGCTACTGGAAGTCGAGGAACGCGAGGGCCGGCGCCTTCGGCATACCGCCGAACTCGCTGGAGGTCACCAAGGGCTTCATGTTCAACGACATATATATCTACACGAGGGCCGAGAGCCTCGGCGGCGTCCCCAACTCGCAGTACACCGTGGACGGCCTCATAGCGGCTGTCCAGCAGGGCAAGTACCCGACGCTGAACTTGGACCCGTTCAGCGGAAAGACAGCGTGGGGAGACCTCCGCGTGAAGATCGTGAGGGTGGCCAACGACAAGCCCGAGTCTGCCTGGGGCAACGCCGACAGCATCCTCAAGACTCCGCCGAAGCTCATAGTGGGCGAGGAGGCGTGGTCGATCGGCGTCTTCAACTACAACGCGTACAAGCAGCCGAGCGAGATGGGGATAGGCTGGTACCAGGTGAACTCGGCGTGGTACCAGTTCCAGCAGGCGGTGGAGGGAAGCATGGGCTACAGCTTCGAATCGGCGCTACAGCCGAAGAAGAAGGGAAAAACCGTGGGTGAGTAG
- the nrfD gene encoding NrfD/PsrC family molybdoenzyme membrane anchor subunit, producing the protein MSNPWPVSWNGWGPYMPPDFEMIWGWRIAVAVFMTALGAMTMLLSAFYEARKIKGIATRYGMIAGWLFIIVALVFFVIDLGVPSRAGNIIFIGWVNGRLAQSWMDWGVMFLGGMFLWGLLYLGSTFIKPLQSPAFLNALYYLIMINAVLATVYTAYLFAAAGGKSYWWNGSLPLLWLSSGLGYGAAFMLLLGRFVKLERGSDIAKLRHFLHELSWIDLLAVVFEAFAWALFLSVAFSNHVEAEIPLTQLLFQDYAPYFWGFVVTLGIAIPLLLEIALMRTDPLGKFAAYAIPVIFLAVMIGGYTLRYIVIATAYYYHPFTPLLQATSQWGPWWS; encoded by the coding sequence ATGTCAAATCCCTGGCCTGTGAGCTGGAACGGCTGGGGCCCCTATATGCCGCCCGACTTCGAGATGATATGGGGGTGGAGGATCGCGGTCGCCGTGTTCATGACTGCGCTTGGCGCCATGACCATGTTGCTGTCGGCGTTCTACGAGGCGAGGAAGATAAAGGGCATAGCCACGCGCTACGGGATGATCGCCGGCTGGCTCTTCATAATAGTCGCGTTGGTGTTCTTCGTCATAGATCTGGGAGTCCCGTCTAGGGCGGGCAACATAATCTTCATAGGGTGGGTCAACGGCAGGCTCGCCCAATCCTGGATGGACTGGGGCGTCATGTTCCTGGGAGGCATGTTCCTCTGGGGGCTGCTCTACCTTGGCTCCACATTCATCAAGCCTCTCCAGAGCCCCGCGTTCCTGAACGCCCTGTACTACCTCATAATGATAAACGCTGTATTGGCCACCGTCTACACGGCCTACCTCTTCGCCGCCGCCGGAGGGAAGTCATATTGGTGGAACGGCTCTCTGCCCCTGCTCTGGCTCTCGTCGGGCTTGGGCTACGGCGCGGCGTTCATGTTGTTGCTGGGCAGATTCGTCAAGTTGGAGAGGGGGTCCGACATAGCCAAGCTGAGGCATTTCCTCCACGAGCTGAGCTGGATAGACCTCCTCGCCGTGGTCTTCGAGGCCTTCGCGTGGGCGCTGTTCCTCAGCGTCGCCTTCTCCAACCACGTCGAGGCCGAAATACCGCTGACCCAGCTACTGTTCCAGGACTACGCGCCGTACTTCTGGGGCTTCGTCGTGACGCTCGGCATAGCGATACCTCTGCTCCTCGAGATAGCCCTAATGAGGACGGACCCGCTGGGGAAGTTCGCCGCGTATGCCATACCGGTCATATTCCTAGCAGTTATGATCGGCGGCTACACGCTCAGGTACATAGTCATAGCGACTGCCTACTACTACCACCCGTTCACCCCACTACTGCAAGCAACTAGCCAGTGGGGGCCATGGTGGTCGTAA
- a CDS encoding MBL fold metallo-hydrolase — protein MDRVKVPLPGMELGHVNAYVLRCGDGYALVDVGIATYDAAVGLLRGLRELGVRPWEITRVFVTHFHADHSTLLSLLSQIAPAEYYIGEAEFRHVASDFDRFLSELFSEYLRQGVPKDLVEGAQKVAPMVRFKKAFEEIWGLPWRLVRDGEGLPCGLRALWTPGHTPGHIVYVGDGFAFTGDHILPKITPNISYWYKIEGYDPLGEYLRSLSKSRGLGLGYPAHGEPIADLDGRIREIERHHEERLAEIEAILAEGPMTAFEVARRVRWDIGPFDGLDVYNKFFAVGEALSHLVHLEFVGRAESREANGVVYWRRAA, from the coding sequence ATGGACCGAGTCAAGGTGCCTCTTCCCGGGATGGAGCTTGGCCACGTAAACGCCTACGTGTTGAGGTGCGGCGACGGGTACGCCCTCGTCGACGTGGGGATAGCGACCTACGACGCGGCGGTGGGGCTCTTGAGGGGTTTGAGGGAGCTCGGCGTGAGGCCTTGGGAGATAACCAGAGTCTTCGTGACTCACTTCCACGCCGACCACTCGACTCTCCTCTCCCTCCTCTCTCAGATAGCCCCGGCGGAGTACTACATAGGCGAGGCCGAGTTCAGACACGTGGCCTCGGACTTCGACAGGTTCCTGTCGGAGCTGTTCTCGGAATATCTCCGGCAGGGCGTGCCCAAGGACCTGGTGGAGGGGGCCCAGAAGGTGGCCCCCATGGTTAGGTTCAAGAAGGCGTTTGAGGAGATCTGGGGCCTTCCCTGGAGGCTGGTGAGGGACGGCGAGGGGCTTCCCTGCGGATTGAGGGCGCTCTGGACGCCGGGCCACACGCCGGGGCACATAGTCTATGTGGGGGACGGATTCGCCTTTACGGGGGACCACATACTGCCCAAGATCACGCCCAACATATCCTACTGGTACAAGATAGAGGGCTACGACCCCTTGGGGGAGTATCTGAGGAGCCTTTCTAAATCCAGGGGGCTCGGCCTGGGCTATCCCGCCCACGGGGAGCCCATAGCCGACCTCGACGGGAGGATACGGGAGATAGAGAGGCACCACGAGGAGAGGCTGGCCGAGATAGAGGCCATACTCGCCGAGGGCCCCATGACCGCCTTCGAGGTGGCGAGGAGAGTCCGCTGGGATATAGGCCCCTTCGACGGCCTCGACGTATACAACAAGTTCTTCGCGGTGGGCGAGGCTCTGTCCCACTTGGTCCATCTAGAGTTCGTGGGCAGGGCGGAGTCTAGGGAGGCGAACGGCGTGGTCTACTGGCGTAGGGCGGCCTAG
- a CDS encoding AbrB/MazE/SpoVT family DNA-binding domain-containing protein, with protein sequence MAVVKVTRNFQITIPADVRKALGIREGDRLLVEVEGDRIVIRKAAGALPRIRLGMRLAPEDIDRVIEQGVADG encoded by the coding sequence ATGGCGGTGGTCAAGGTGACGCGCAACTTCCAGATAACGATCCCGGCGGATGTCAGGAAGGCGTTGGGCATCCGCGAGGGGGACCGCCTGCTGGTGGAGGTCGAGGGCGACCGGATAGTGATAAGGAAGGCGGCGGGCGCGTTGCCGAGGATTAGGCTGGGGATGAGGCTGGCGCCGGAGGACATAGACAGAGTTATAGAACAAGGCGTAGCCGATGGGTGA
- a CDS encoding PIN domain-containing protein yields the protein MGEAVVDTNAVIYYVVEDSPFHGEAEALLDALDFWHLPTVVVHELVWFFKKAAPDRGIEVLRALLGYEKVVVECEDLASLRKAVGASLAYYNDLVVILTARRLGLPLATFDKRMAKRAEALGVPVLGPRGD from the coding sequence ATGGGTGAGGCGGTCGTCGACACGAACGCGGTGATATACTACGTAGTCGAGGATTCGCCGTTTCATGGGGAGGCCGAGGCGCTCCTCGACGCCCTAGACTTCTGGCACCTCCCCACCGTCGTCGTGCACGAACTAGTGTGGTTTTTCAAGAAGGCGGCGCCGGATAGGGGGATCGAGGTCTTGAGGGCTCTCCTGGGCTACGAGAAGGTCGTCGTGGAGTGCGAGGACTTGGCGTCGTTGAGAAAGGCGGTCGGCGCGAGTCTCGCCTACTACAACGACCTAGTAGTTATCTTGACGGCGAGGAGGCTCGGCCTTCCCCTGGCAACCTTCGACAAGAGGATGGCGAAGAGGGCCGAGGCTCTTGGGGTTCCGGTGCTCGGGCCTCGGGGCGATTAA